One genomic region from Henningerozyma blattae CBS 6284 chromosome 2, complete genome encodes:
- the GPI10 gene encoding putative glycosylphosphatidylinositol-alpha 1,2 mannosyltransferase (similar to Saccharomyces cerevisiae GPI10 (YGL142C); ancestral locus Anc_2.334) — MSDKQTEKLANHQQSRKVSLLGIFICVRLINSFLTNTFFQADEFYQSLEPAHFKAFGYGTLTWEWNQGLRSYAFPLIFELVYRLSNWFTIITTVALQLFVTTWGWVLNLNLLNPQLTQQVLLDMYGLPTNYHSFMEYHTTIYGPKIIMSIIASLGEYYSIKFIEKLYFNSIKKQNDIKPDSSQLNNLLKIATILSITNFFNGFFITRTFINSFEMTLTAMALYYWDWSTGLNEINSWGFMKSLILATFACWQRPSNALVWIVLGGFLILSLLQSKQFSKIILLISRSLIAICISGGINCIIDYYFYGKWTFPVIKFLKFNFTTPLSKFYGTAPWNFHIFQSLPILLGYSIPYFVIGLFMVNRMIKKYDSYYENPFTQLKAVILINLIAYSLISHKEFRFIYPLQPILLCFATFGASFITDSPRFKSLGFDLIWILGFCSILVASAICMIHESGTIDVIKFLHDEPNLKSLGFMMPCHSTPAQSYLHRNDIEDLWSISCEPPLHLLDDTDSLNSKISIDKKLESYMDESDYLYDDIEKFIYKNFPPIFNDKLRSPGKDYTYEWPQFLVIFEHLDDAYLNDFLKDSNYLEYTRFFNSIVHWDSRRAGDVIIYEKMK, encoded by the coding sequence ATGTCAGACAAACAGACAGAAAAATTAGCAAATCATCAACAGAGTCGAAAAGTTTCATTGCTGGGAATATTCATATGTGTTCGTCTAATCAACTCTTTCCTGACAAATACTTTTTTCCAAGCAGATGAATTTTATCAATCTCTAGAGCCAGCTCATTTCAAAGCATTTGGGTACGGTACTCTGACATGGGAGTGGAACCAAGGCCTTCGAAGTTACGCTTTTCCtcttatatttgaattggtATACCGATTGTCAAATTGGTTTACAATTATCACAACAGTCGCATTACAACTCTTTGTTACTACATGGGGGTgggttttaaatttaaacctGCTGAACCCTCAACTAACTCAACAGGTTTTGCTGGACATGTATGGCTTGCCCACGAATTATCATTCATTTATGGAATATCACACTACAATATACGGACCCAAAATCATTATGTCTATAATAGCCTCATTGGGggaatattattcaattaaatttattgagaaattatatttcaacTCAATTAAAAAGCAAAATGATATCAAACCAGACTCCTCTCAATTGAACAATCTACTCAAAATTGCCACAATACTTTCCATTactaatttctttaatggGTTTTTCATAACAAGAACTTTTATAAACTCGTTTGAAATGACCCTTACTGCAATGGCATTATATTATTGGGATTGGTCTACTGGTTTGAACGAAATAAATTCATGGGGGTTTAtgaaatcattaatattagcCACATTTGCATGTTGGCAAAGACCAAGCAATGCTCTCGTCTGGATAGTTCTTGGTGGCTTTCTAATTCTATCTTTACTCCAATCCAAacaattttccaaaataattttactaATATCTCGTTCCTTGATAGCAATTTGTATTAGCGGTGGTATCAATTGtattattgattattatttttatggGAAATGGACTTTCCCAGTAATAaagtttttgaaatttaattttacaaCTCCATTATCCAAATTTTATGGTACAGCTCCATGgaattttcatattttccAGAGTTTACCAATTTTATTAGGTTATAGTATACCATATTTCGTAATAGGTCTTTTCATGGTCAACAGaatgattaaaaaatatgatagCTATTACGAAAACCCCTTTACTCAATTAAAAGCtgttattttaataaatttgatagcatattcattaatatcacACAAGGAATTTCGATTTATTTATCCATTACAACCAATCTTATTATGCTTTGCTACATTTGGTGCTTCATTTATAACCGATTCTCCAAGATTCAAATCATTGGgatttgatttgatttggATCTTGGGATTTTGTTCAATCCTTGTAGCATCAGCCATTTGCATGATACATGAATCAGGTACTATTGATGTAATTAAATTCTTGCATGATGAACCAAATCTTAAAAGTTTAGGCTTCATGATGCCCTGTCACTCAACACCTGCCCAATCTTACCTCCATAGAAATGACATTGAAGATTTATGGAGCATATCCTGTGAACCACCCTTACATTTGTTAGACGATACTGATTCGTTAAATAGTAAAATCAGTATTGATAAGAAATTGGAAAGTTATATGGATGAAAGTGATTATTTATATGATGATATCgagaaatttatttataaaaatttcccacccatttttaatgataaattaagGAGCCCTGGTAAAGACTACACATATGAATGGCCACAATTCTTGGTAATTTTCGAACATTTGGACGATGCATATTTGAACGACTTTTTAAAAGACTCGAATTATTTAGAATATACAAGATTTTTCAACTCAATAGTTCATTGGGATTCACGTAGAGCAGGTGACGTAATTATTTATGAAAAGatgaaatga
- the AAT2 gene encoding aspartate transaminase AAT2 (similar to Saccharomyces cerevisiae AAT2 (YLR027C); ancestral locus Anc_2.420) → MSDSLFEKFEALPPDALFAIKARCDADARPQKVDLGIGAYRDNNGKPWVLPSVKMSELQYSQDPSHNHEYQPIAGNAVLGEDAAKILLGVDLYEKDKTVSTQTLSGTGALHVAAQLIYKGDPTREVYLSNPTWANHRNIFESSHLQLKTYPYWKEDTKTLDIDGWLKTIEAAKKGSVFVLHACAHNPTGMDPTPEEWEQVLDAMAKYHHIALFDSAYQGFASGDLDRDAKAIRLGHAKLSKQSPIIICQSFSKNLGLYGERIGCLHIVNPTSASKANIISQLSTLTRSEYSNPPAYGADIASRILSQHELRDQWYIDMKTMSSRIYKMRVELRNHLVALKTPGNWDHIEKQCGMFSFTGLTPEMVERLETKHAVYMAKNGRASVAGLNTSNVEYVAKSIDEVVHFFSS, encoded by the coding sequence ATGTCTGActcattatttgaaaaattcgaAGCTTTACCACCTGATGCTTTATTTGCCATCAAGGCCCGTTGTGATGCAGACGCTCGTCCTCAAAAGGTCGATCTAGGTATCGGTGCTTATAGAGATAACAATGGTAAGCCATGGGTGTTGCCATCTGTTAAAATGTCGGAATTGCAATACTCTCAAGACCCAAGTCATAACCATGAATACCAGCCAATTGCTGGTAATGCTGTCTTGGGTGAAGACGCCGCCAAGATTCTTTTGGGGGTTGACTTGTATGAAAAGGACAAGACTGTTTCAACACAGACTTTGTCAGGTACCGGTGCCTTGCATGTTGCCGctcaattgatttataaAGGTGATCCAACTCGTGAAGTTTATCTATCGAACCCAACCTGGGCAAACCATAGAAACATATTCGAATCTTCGCACTTGCAACTGAAAACTTACCCTTACTGGAAAGAAGATACCAAAACTTTAGATATCGACGGTTGGTTGAAGACAATTGAAGCTGCCAAGAAAGGTTCTGTGTTTGTATTGCATGCTTGTGCTCATAACCCAACTGGTATGGATCCTACTCCAGAAGAATGGGAGCAAGTATTAGATGCCATGGCCAAGTACCATCACATTGCTCTATTCGATTCTGCTTATCAAGGGTTTGCCTCTGGTGATTTAGACAGAGATGCTAAAGCTATTAGATTGGGCCATGCCAAATTATCCAAGCAATCtccaattattatttgccAATCCTTTTCCAAGAACTTAGGTTTATACGGTGAACGTATTGGTTGTCTGCATATCGTTAATCCAACTTCGGCTAGCAAGGCCAATATCATCTCTCAATTGTCTACTTTAACAAGATCTGAATACTCAAACCCACCTGCTTATGGTGCCGACATTGCTTCAAGAATCCTTTCACAACATGAATTGAGAGACCAATGGTACATCGATATGAAAACCATGTCTTCAAGAATTTATAAGATGAGAGTCGAACTACGTAACCACTTGGTTGCTCTAAAAACTCCAGGTAACTGGGACCATATTGAAAAGCAATGTGGGATGTTTTCTTTCACAGGTCTAACGCCAGAAATGGTTGAAAGATTGGAAACAAAGCATGCTGTTTACATGGCTAAGAACGGCCGTGCATCTGTTGCAGGTTTGAATACTTCAAATGTAGAATACGTTGCAAAGTCTATCGATGAAGTCGTGCATTTCTTCTCTTCATAA
- the MSS2 gene encoding Mss2p (similar to Saccharomyces cerevisiae MSS2 (YDL107W); ancestral locus Anc_2.333), with protein MNSILRKYYSVLTKASSKKTLTNTNEFVEFMNIFPRKKQVQRTLFELDSNLTYKQLLPVFQHIYLNNKDLSIIKERNIQNEDLMIMKKVLERIRFKNKSVNKKIINLEDNLLNLAAEHGNNDAISILSFRTIINQEKGKNTTNTNEVKIAKDLIKQLFELSHPLTFKLTADMMYNSNNFQDASKYYKQFLKLEADKSSSIGDESGNSILEAEVYTKLGQISMKLSDLNDAERYFIKAIQLAPIEYTCNSYYYLSQIYLNSNPLKSRSLLEACSSQGFKESFPQLGYLELNYFKNIKRAKFWFELGMRIFQAECYFGYFNCCIKLNDYENASNCYNSLQILYNSVSENDKQLIDLFIENKRNVLKNYILQRLN; from the coding sequence atgaattccATATTACGAAAGTATTATTCAGTTCTAACCAAAGCTTCTTCTAAAAAAACCTTAACCAATACAAATGAATTTGTAGAGtttatgaatattttcCCAAGGAAAAAGCAAGTTCAAAGAACATTGTTTGAATTGGATAGTAATCTAACTTATAAGCAATTATTGCCAGTATTCcaacatatatatttaaataataaagatttgtCAATTATAAAGGAAAGAAATATACAGAATGAAGatttgatgataatgaaaaaagttTTGGAGAGGATAcgatttaaaaataaatctgtcaataaaaaaataattaatttggAAGATAATCTATTAAACCTTGCTGCAGAACATGGTAATAATGATGCCATTTCTATATTATCGTTTagaacaataataaatcaagaAAAGGGGAAGAATACTACGAATACCAATGAGGTTAAAATTGCCAAGGATTTgattaaacaattatttgaattaagCCACCCCTTGACATTTAAATTAACAGCCGATATGATgtataattcaaataattttcaagatGCTAGCAAGTATTATAAACAGTTTTTAAAACTTGAAGCAGATAAATCTTCAAGTATAGGCGATGAAAGTGGGAATTCTATTTTGGAAGCTGAAGTATATACAAAATTAGGACAAATATCAATGAAACTATCGGATTTAAACGATGCAGAAAGATATTTCATTAAGGCAATTCAATTGGCACCAATCGAATATACCTGTAactcatattattatctatcgcaaatatatttgaattccAATCCTTTAAAATCAAGATCATTATTGGAAGCCTGTTCATCACAAGGATTTAAAGAATCCTTTCCACAATTAGGTTATTtggaattaaattattttaaaaatattaaaagagcAAAATTTTGGTTTGAATTAGGTATGAGGATTTTCCAAGCTGAATGTTATTTTGGTTATTTTAATTGCTGTATTAAATTGAATGATTATGAAAATGCTTCGAATTGTTATAATTcattacaaatattatataattcagtatcagaaaatgataagcaattaattgatttatttattgaaaacaaaagaaatgttttaaaaaattatattttgcaacgtttaaattaa
- the MLH1 gene encoding mismatch repair ATPase MLH1 (similar to Saccharomyces cerevisiae MLH1 (YMR167W); ancestral locus Anc_2.341), with protein sequence MSAPKIKPLDPDVINKIAAGEIIVSPVNALKEMLENSIDAASKNIEILVKDGGTKLLQITDDGHGISKEDLSILCERFTTSKLKNFDDLSSIETYGFRGEALASISHIAKVSVITKTADDRCAWKTTYLQGKMTSDPIPTAGKDGTTISVQDLFYNVPSRLRTLKSSNEEFSKIVDVAGRYAIHSKNIGISVKKLGTSQCTLNIRNNLTTKDRIRSIFGHTVASNIFHIDFPTSNSITNPDDKETSNSDTDEKNLGLKSITGEFNSLNYVSKKAISPIFFINNRLITCDPLRRSLTQVYSGFLPKGNKHFIYLSLVIDPRNVDVNIHPTKREVRFLYQDEIIEKISLYLNGQLSKMDSSRSFATPSLKQESLSSQNFDTTASSSSKRLLQSQITSSSLPIGGVAKPKRYENKLVRTDSAQTKITSFLRNSRFTPTIAGGEQFTKLDSNDNTDTLTTSTRNIRSSSPSIMTSNTTLFVEDEEDDIKTKNNSYSVVPKERVNVNLTSIKQLRENVDASTHQELTNIFANLTYVGIIDQERRLAAIQHDLKLFLVDYAALTNELFYQIGLTDFANFGIFELTNSVNDEIKSEDNHIYLIELLKFFKDTPIEKKVKIISQLWMMREMLDEYFSIRIGCTIPDFEEEEEEDKDFPFESIYIKSVPLLLKGYIPPLSKLPFFIYRLGTRVVWDEESNCLDGILKQIALLYIPEVIEKKDPEDPNTSEADKIQYISKTGEMASVLEHTIFPCVKRRFLAPTTLLKDVVEIANLPGLYKVFERC encoded by the coding sequence ATGTCAGCTCCTAAAATAAAGCCATTAGATCCTGATGTTATTAATAAGATAGCGGCAGGTGAGATTATCGTCTCGCCTGTCAATGCCCTGAAGGAAATGCTGGAAAATTCTATAGATGCTGcatctaaaaatattgaaattctGGTTAAAGATGGTGGGactaaattattacaaataacTGATGATGGTCATGGGATTTCAAAGGAAGATTTATCTATCTTATGTGAGAGATTTACCACctcaaaattaaaaaattttgatgatttatCCAGTATCGAGACATATGGGTTTAGAGGTGAAGCCCTAGCTTCTATTTCGCATATTGCCAAAGTATCAGTAATTACTAAAACAGCAGATGATAGATGTGCTTGGAAAACTACTTATCTACAAGGTAAGATGACATCAGATCCAATTCCTACAGCAGGCAAAGATGGTACCACTATATCGGTTCAAGATTTGTTCTATAATGTGCCCTCCAGATTAAGGACATTGAAATCTtctaatgaagaattttctaaaattgtTGATGTTGCTGGGAGATATGCCATCCATTCCAAAAATATTGGTATATCAGTCAAAAAACTGGGTACTTCTCAATGCACTCTAAACATTAGAAATAACCTGACCACTAAGGATAGAATTAGATCTATATTTGGCCACACAGTTGCTAGTAATATTTTCCATATTGATTTCCcaacttcaaattcaattactAACCCGGATGATAAGGAAACATCTAATTCTGATAcagatgaaaaaaatctaGGTCTCAAGTCAATAACGGGTGAATTCAATAGTTTAAATTATGTCTCTAAAAAAGCTATATCacctatttttttcattaataatcgGTTGATTACGTGTGATCCATTAAGACGATCATTAACACAGGTTTATTCTGGGTTCTTACCGAAGGGAAATAAACATTTTATATACCTATCATTAGTAATTGACCCAAGAAATGTTGATGTCAATATACATCCAACAAAAAGAGAGGTCCGATTTCTTTATCAAGATGAAATCATCGAGAAGATTTCATTGTATTTGAATGGACAATTGAGTAAAATGGATTCATCCAGGTCATTTGCCACACCATCATTGAAACAAGAATCTCTATCATCTCAAAATTTCGATACCACtgcatcatcatcttccaAAAGATTGCTCCAATCACAAATTACTTCATCCTCTTTACCAATTGGTGGTGTAGCTAAACCTAAAAGGTATGAAAACAAATTGGTTAGAACTGATTCAGCACAGACTAAGATCACGTCGTTTTTAAGAAATAGTAGATTTACTCCAACAATAGCAGGCGGGGAACAATTTACTAAACTTGATAGTAATGATAATACTGATACTTTAACTACCTCTACAAGGAATATCCGTTCCTCCTCACCATCTATCATGACATCTAATACTACATTATTTGtggaagatgaagaagatgatattaaaacaaagaaCAATAGTTATTCTGTGGTTCCCAAAGAACGAGTCAATGTTAATTTAACTAGTATTAAACAATTGAGAGAAAATGTGGACGCTTCTACTCATCAAGAATTAACCAATATTTTTGCAAATTTGACATATGTAGGCATTATAGACCAAGAAAGAAGGTTGGCTGCCATTCAACATGATTTAAAACTATTTTTAGTAGATTATGCGGCATTGactaatgaattattttatcaaattggGTTAACTGATTTTGCAAATTTTggtatttttgaattaacaAATTCTGTTAATGATGAGATCAAGAGTGAAGAcaatcatatttatttaattgaattattaaagttcTTCAAAGATACtccaattgaaaaaaaagtaaaaattaTCAGCCAATTATGGATGATGAGAGAAATGTTGGACGAATACTTTTCCATTAGGATAGGTTGTACAATTCCagattttgaagaagaggaagaagaagataagGACTTTCCTTTTGAATCGATCTATATCAAATCAGTTCCATTACTATTAAAGGGCTATATCCCACCCTTATCCAAATTAccttttttcatttatagACTGGGTACTAGAGTGGTTTGGGATGAAGAATCAAACTGTTTGGATGGGATTTTAAAGCAAATTGCTTTACTCTACATTCCTGAGGTGATAGAAAAGAAGGACCCAGAAGATCCAAACACTTCAGAGGCAGATAAAATACAATACATCTCTAAAACCGGTGAAATGGCATCTGTCTTGGAACACACTATTTTCCCCTGTGTCAAGCGAAGGTTTCTTGCCCCAACTACACTGCTAAAAGATGTGGTTGAGATAGCGAACTTACCTGGTTTGTACAAGGTCTTTGAGCGTTGTTAG